A single Phytohabitans houttuyneae DNA region contains:
- a CDS encoding YhjD/YihY/BrkB family envelope integrity protein, producing the protein MQLRGRLVLAVLSRMRATLVVESSLVLAAQAFLALFPVVIVFAALAPTGVSSELLDALRDRFGLGGTSATAVRQLIVDRDDVRGSLSFVGVLLVLGSATSFTRALQKVYERAWDLPKLGLRGAWRGAAWVAGLIVYLGLLTLAVRISHSLHIGGSLGAVAAVFLWWWTPYLLLGGRVRGRALVPGAILTAIAQLALSLVGATVLPRTVRSSESQFGPIGVVFAVESWLIVVCGAVVVSTAVTAALVRVDGPVGRAFRGTPDPDGWRRTRPPPTAAAPPVAADPPSPPSRG; encoded by the coding sequence GTGCAGCTGCGCGGGCGGCTCGTCCTGGCCGTGCTCTCCCGGATGCGCGCGACGCTGGTGGTGGAGAGCTCGCTGGTGCTCGCCGCGCAGGCGTTCCTCGCGCTCTTCCCGGTGGTCATCGTGTTCGCCGCACTGGCGCCCACCGGCGTGTCGTCCGAGCTGCTCGACGCGTTGCGCGACCGGTTCGGCCTGGGCGGCACGAGCGCGACCGCGGTGCGCCAGCTCATCGTCGACCGCGACGACGTGCGCGGCAGCCTCTCGTTCGTCGGCGTGCTGCTCGTGCTGGGCTCGGCCACGTCGTTCACCCGCGCGCTGCAGAAGGTCTACGAACGCGCGTGGGACCTGCCCAAGCTCGGCCTGCGCGGCGCGTGGCGGGGCGCCGCCTGGGTGGCCGGCCTCATCGTCTACCTCGGACTGCTCACGCTCGCCGTGCGGATCAGCCACAGCCTGCACATCGGCGGCTCACTGGGCGCGGTCGCGGCCGTCTTCCTGTGGTGGTGGACCCCGTACCTGCTGCTCGGCGGCCGGGTGCGCGGGCGCGCCCTGGTCCCCGGCGCGATCCTGACCGCTATCGCGCAGCTGGCGCTGAGCCTGGTGGGCGCGACGGTGCTGCCCCGCACGGTGCGTTCCAGCGAGTCCCAGTTCGGTCCGATCGGCGTGGTCTTCGCCGTCGAGTCCTGGCTCATCGTCGTCTGCGGCGCCGTGGTGGTCAGCACGGCGGTGACGGCCGCGCTGGTCCGGGTGGACGGCCCGGTCGGCCGCGCCTTCCGCGGCACCCCCGACCCCGACGGCTGGCGCCGCACCCGCCCCCCGCCCACCGCTGCCGCCCCGCCGGTCGCGGCTGACCCGCCCAGCCCGCCCTCTCGCGGCTGA